The nucleotide sequence ACGCTTTCTGTTCCGTGGCGAGGTGACCAAACCCGGTCGGACGATCATGGTCAGCGATGGCCAGGCATTTGCGGTCACCGACACGGAAGTGCGTCTCATCGCGACGATGACCGGGACGATGATGGTGGTGCAGGATAGAAAAGGCTTGCAGGGATGATAAAGACCGTCGCCGGAAAGCGCCTGCTCTACGTTATGGCAGCAGATGCCGAATATGGACGGCACCTGGCGAAGCTCTTCACGCCGGTCATGATCGGGGTAGGGCCAGTCGAAGCGGCGGCCAATCTCGCATATGCTCTCGGCAGCTTGATTCACGCAGGCAAAAAACCCGACCTCGTGGTCTCGCTGGGTTCGGCCGGATCAGCCAAATTAGCCCAGGCGGAAGTATTTCAGGTATCTTCCGTATCTTATCGCGATATGGATGCTTCGCCGCTTGGATTTGAAAAGGGAGCGACGCCCTTTCTTGACCTCCCCACGGTGGTTGAACTTCCGATTTATGTGCCCGAAATCCCTGCTGCATCGCTTTCAACCGGCGCAAACATTGTTTCCGGCGATATTTATTCGGCAATTGATGCAGATATGGTCGATATGGAGACTTACGCCTGCCTGCGAGCCTGCCAACTTGCAGGTGTCCCTCTTTTCGGGCTTAGAGGTATCTCCGATGGCACAAGCGAGTTGCAGCATGTCGGCGACTGGACGCAGTATCTGCATGTTATAGATGAAAAACTAGCCGACGCGGTCGAGCGACTGGAAGCTGCAATCGCGGATGGCCTCATCTCCTCCTGACAATGGTGTGTCAGTATGGGCCCTTTTTTCGCAACACACTTGTTGAGCATCTCGTCCATACCCCATATAGGCATTGCATCCCGGCCACTTTTTAAATAGATGCTGCACATGAGTATTACGGCACATCCCGACACAATCCTTATCATCGACTTTGGCAGCCAGGTCACGCAGCTGATTGCGCGTCGCGTGCGCGAGGCCAATGTCTATTGTGAAATCGTTCCTTTCCAGTCTGCTGAAGAGGCATTCAAACGGCTGAAGCCGAAAGGCGTCATCCTTTCAGGAAGCCCGCATTCGACGACCGACATCGGCTCGCCACGTGCGCCGCAGGCGGTTTTCGAGGCAGGTATTCCGGTTCTTGGCATCTGCTACGGCGAACAGACGATCTGCGCCCAACTGGGCGGCAAGGTGGAAAGTGGTCATGACCGCGAATTTGGTCGGGCTTTCCTGGATGTGCAGGAAGACAGCCCGCTTTTCGAAGGCATCTGGGCCAAGGGTACCCGTCACCAGGTTTGGATGAGCCACGGCGATCGGGTAACATCGCTGCCGGATGGTTTCACAATCATCGGTACGTCGCCGAACGCACCTTTTGCAGCCATCGCCGACGAAAAGCGCAAATATTACGGCGTGCAGTTCCATCCGGAAGTTGTGCATACGCCGGATGGCGCCAAGCTGTTGCAGAATTTCGTTCATCGTATCGTCGGTGTGAAGCCGGGCTGGACGATGGGCGCATACCGCGAACAGGCTGTCGAAGCGATCCGTAAGCAGGTCGGCAGCGGAAAGGTCATCTGCGCGCTTTCCGGTGGCGTGGATTCCTCTGTTGCAGCCCTTCTGGCCCACGAAGCCATTGGCGACCAGCTCACCTGCATTCTCGTCGACCACGGCCTGATGCGTAAGAACGAGGCGCAGCAGGTCGTTGAGATGTTCCGCGAACATTACAATCTGCCGCTGATCCTCGTGGATGCTTCCGACCGTTTCATCGGTGAACTGGAAGGCGAAACCGATCCGGAAAAGAAGCGCAAGACGATTGGACGCCTCTTCATCGAAGTATTCGAAGAAGAAGCCAAGAAGCTCGGCGGCGCAGATTTCCTGGTGCAGGGCACACTTTATCCGGACGTTATCGAAAGCGTTTCCTTTACCGGCGGACCTTCGGTCACGATCAAGTCGCACCACAATGTCGGCGGTTTGCCCGAGCGCATGAAGATGCAGTTGGTTGAGCCGCTGCGCGAACTGTTCAAGGATGAAGTGCGCCTGCTCGGCAAGGAACTGGGCCTGCCGGACAGCTTTATCGGTCGTCACCCGTTCCCTGGGCCGGGTCTTGCGATCCGCTGCCCCGGCGGCATCACGCGCGAAAAGCTGGAAATTCTGCGTGAAGCGGATGCGATCTATCTGGACGAAATCCGCAAGGCTGGCCTCTACGATGCCATCTGGCAGGCTTTCGCGGTTCTGCTGCCGGTTCAGACTGTCGGCGTGATGGGCGATGGCCGTACCTATGAATTCGTCTGCGCGCTGCGCGCTGTGACTTCCGTAGACGGCATGACCGCTGATTTCTATCACTACGACATGAACTTCCTTGGCAATGCGGCAACCCGCATAATCAACGAAGTGCGGGGCATCAACCGCGTCGTCTACGACGTGACGTCAAAGCCGCCGGGTACGATTGAGTGGGAATAATTCGCGCCTACCCAGACGCCGCCAATAGCCGCCTATCTCCCTCTATAACGCACTCAAAATAAACACTTTTCTTTCCGCCGTCTTTCGCCGTCAATCGCCGAGCCAGCCTCGCTATCGACGGCGGAGTTGACGGTATGGGTGTCTTGTGACATCGCGGAATTGCATATACCGTCATGGCTTAGAGAGCTTGTGACGGTATTTTTTTGCCCCTTATTCCATTGAGAATAAAGGAAAATTCGGCGACAGGATTGGTCGATTTTGGCCTGACGGTATTTTCAGGGGCTCTCTGGCGTTTTTTGAACGATCTAGGAGGGGCCGATGCTTACCGATGCGGCAATCAAAGCACTGAAGCCAAAGGACAAATTATACAAGGTCACTGACCGTGACGGTATGTATGTCGTCGTGAACCCGTCGGGCGCCGTCGTGTTCGGCTATGACTACCGTATGCACGGTCGACCCGAGACCTTGACCCTCGGCCGATACGGGCCAGCGGGCTGGCGTATTGGCTTCTCCTGTCCGAATGTTGGATCAGTCCCGGTTTTGGTTGCCGGATTGCAATAGCCTTCTTCAAAGCACAGATAGCCAGATCCTTTTTCATCCGATCGCGCGCTTCCCAGCCGATGATGCGACTAGAATAGAGATCGACAACGATTGCCAAGTACAGCCAGCCTTCTACCGTCCATATGTAACTGATATCGACACCCCATTTCTGATCCGGTCCGTCACAAGTGAAGTCCTGATCCAGAAGATTGGGAGCGACAGGCTCGCCATGATTGCTGTCCGTCGTGCGCTTGAAACGCGTCTTTTGTCGGGCTTTCAAACCATTTTGACGCATCAGTCGCGCTGTGCGGGGACGACCTGCCCGAATGCCCCTCTTCGTTCAGCTCAACATGCATGCGAGGGCTGCCGTAAGGTTCGCGTGATAGTACAAACTGGTTACGAATGTGAGCCAGGATAATCATGTCATCAAGCTGGCGACGACTGGGTAAACGACGCTTCCATACATAATAGCCGCTGATGCTGACACCTGCGAAAGCACATAGCCGTGACAGAGACATATGGGCCTTCTCCGTGTCGATGAACGCAAACTTCATCGACTTGTCTCCCGCGCGAAAAAGGCCGTCGCTTTTTTTAATAATTCTCGTTCCTGTCGTAGAAGCTCATTCTTTTCGAAGACGGGCAAGCTCCTAGTTCATGTCCTCATGGGGCCAGAAAGCAAATCTTTCTCAGCAATATTACGCCGCCAACGGTCAAGTGTTGACTTGCCAATGCCAAGGTCCTTGGCGACCGATGAAATGCTTAGACCACTCGTCGTTAAAATACGAACGGCTTCGCGTTTGAACTCTTCTGTAAATTCTCGCCGCTTCAATTTTAAGTCTCCTGTCAGTCTTATCTAACAGAAGCCCTTCACCTTTGAAGGGGAAGTCCAGCATCTTCAATGCGGGCGGCGATGGGGCAGTGCCCCGACATGGGCCGGTGTTCTCTGCGCTCGGTAAGCTGTCTTTAGGGTTCTACGATAAGCCGAATGCCGCGCTGACCGCAGACGCCACGGAGAAGCTGAAGGGCTACACCCAGTTCTGGGGATAGCCGGAGAAGGGCATTGAAAACGTCCTGCTGAAACAGATGCCCATCCAGGTGGTCCGTCGGTTTCTTGATGAGGTAAAGAGCCGTTCGGACTATCCGCCGGTCGGCGCCTATGATCCGGCGGCCGGAGACGCCGATGTTCTCACGCTGGCCGGCAAGGTGCTGAAGGCGCGCAAGGGCGACGCTTATGGCTACGCCGCCATGCTGATCGCACAATGCCAGGACGCCAACGAACTGCCGGCGACAGTCCGTGAGATTTTGGAGACGATCCACAAGGCGCTGAGCGCGGTTCCGGAAGACATTGCTGTACCGTCACCGCCGCCAGATGACTTCGTGGACCTGCTCGAATGAAGGTCGATCTGTGCGACAAGCGTAAGGCAATCATCGCGCACGACGGGCACCTTCTGGTGTTAGGCGGTCCGGGTTCCGGAACAACCACCATCGCCTTGTTCAAAGCGCAGAAGCGGTTCGCCGAGTTGAAATCCGGTCAGGAAATCCTTTTCCTGAGTTGTTCGCGCGCGGCGATCCGCCAGGTTCTCGGCGTTGCAAGGAAATCCTGTCGCCAGCGGAACGACGCGCGGTGACGGTGCAAACCTATCACGCCTTCTGCATGGAAAAAGCGCACGGTCGCTTACTGAGCGGCAAACCCGTGCGCTTCCTCTACCCCGGCGATGAGAGGCTTCAGAAGTCATCTTTCGACGGCGATTGGAACTTGGAGCGCCAACGGCAGGCGGCCGAGTCTGGCCTTCATTGTTTCGATCTTTTCGCTGCCGGAACTGTCGAGTTGCTCGAACGCTGCGCCGCGTTGCGCGAGCTGATTGCCGACCGCTTTCCGATGATAATCGTCGATGAATTCCAGGACACGGACGACAATCAGTGGGGGATCGTACGGGCGCTGTTGGGCGTCACGAACGTTTTCTGTCTCGCCGATCCTGAGCAACGCATCTTTGATTATCGAGATGACATCGATCCACGGCGGCTCGACATTCTACGCGAGACGATTAAGGTCACGGAATTCGATCTCGGTGGCGAGAACCACCGTAGCCCGAACGCTGGCATCCTGAAGTTCGCCGATGCTGTGTTGAGAAACCAAAGTCCGTTAAGCTAACTTTGCGTGGGGCACGACTCGTCATAGGTGTGTACATGTGGGCAAGTTCAGATAATGCTTCATGATCAGAAGAGACCGAGGGGCCTCAACAAGCCTTCAAATGTATGTTGATGGTAATCTTTTATAACTCCTCGCTCAGCAGGAGGAATTTGATCTACAATAGAATTTTTCCTGTATACGCTGCTAGGGCTATAACCGAAATACGGTGTAAAGGTGCGGCTGAAATTGGCCGAGGATTTGATGCCAATCGCCAGTCCGATGTCTGCAATTTTCTGGCTACCCGCAGGATCTGCCAGCATGGCATGAGCAGTGAGAAGATGACGCCGGCGAAACAGTCGGCCGAGCGAACGAACTTCCATCATGCCCGGCTCATTTTGTGCAACATGGCCGTCCACTTCGGTCCAATTACGACCTGAGTGGAGGAGTGCGATGCGCCAATGATCAATCGGACTGAATCGAATCTTTTGAGCAAGGCATACAGGCATGTTATCAGCATTTGCCGGAAGCATCTTCCAAACGCGCGATATATGTGGTCACCGCGGGGAGATGCCCAGTTGGAAGCCTATTATCCGGGTGACGAATATCTCGATATCATCGGTCTGTCGGTGTTCGGCTACCAACCCTATGACAAGCTGGTTGTAGGGCGAGATACGACATTCGTCGAGCGCACCGAGCCGGGATATGATCGTGTGGCAGGTTTTGGCAAACCAGTTGCCATTGCCGAGCTCGGTTATGAAGGCAGTGACAGCTACGTACGGGATTGGGCGGCGGAAGCCAACAAGCCCCACGCCGAGTTTCCGGCCCTGACCGCCGTCATCTACTTTAACGACCGTGAAGTCTACCCATGGCCGCGTGGTGTCGGACGCCCGGACTGGCGCGTCGCAAACCATCCGCTCGATTGACCCGGGTAATTCAACCGGAGCGGCTTGTTATTTGTGAAAACGCCGCCGCTCCTTTCTTTGCATTCTTGCAGTTCCGCCAAGCCAGCTTGCCGGAACTGCTCGATCAACAGGAAGAAGAAAATGCTATTGAAGCATTTCGTCATTGCGAGCGCTGCGATGTTAGCGCTCTCGCTGGCAGGCAACGCCAGTGCAGCGCCAAAGCCAGCGACGGATAATACCGTCACCCAACTTGCGGCCGCCGCCTCACCGATGAAAGGCCCTGCGCTTGAAAAGCTCTATGCCGGCCGCACCTGGAAATGGAAAACCGGCGGCGGATTCTTTTCAAGCAAGAAAGCCCGCAGCTGGATCCTTTCTGGCGAACAGAAACAATTCTCCGCTTGGTCCGGCAAAGGCGCGGCCACAACCCATGCAACAGGCTATTGGTACGTGACCGATGGCGGAAAGCTCTGCTTGCGCGCGCTCTGGAGTAGCCAAGGCGACAGCAGCGGCGCAGTCACCTGCTTCCTGCACCGCGAGAAAAATGGCGTGGTCTACCAGAAACCCGCTCTTGGCGGAAAATGGTATGTCTTTGCGCACAATCCAGTTCGGAAAGACGATGAGATACGCAAACTGGTCAAAGGTGACCGGGTGGGCGCAGAAGTGGCGCGGCTGAAGGCTAATCGCCGGTAAAGAACGATAGTGCGGGAGGCTTCTTGAGGGTTGCTCGGGAGAAGGCTGTAAATCGCACCAACTCTGGCCTGTCGTTAATTCAAGAGATGTAAAGTTTCACGTAGAGGGCGAAAACGATGTTAAAGACCAACGAATTCCAACATTTTACATCACGTATCGGAAAGACCTGCATGGCAATCATGGCCGCGTCGGTGGGCGTGATGATGGCGTGGTCCTCAGCCGTGGCTGACGAATTAACCTGTAGCGCTCCGGAAAATGGCGAAGCGCGGGTCAGCCTGCGTTTGCCGGAGAATGCACGGCCAATGACCGCAGTGGAACTTCATGAACTCTACCGCGACAAGAGCTGGAAATGGTGCGATGGCGCCGCTTACATGCAGGACAAGGAGCGGATATTCAAGGGATGGGCAGGCTCGGGTGCCCGTGCTTCCTGGGCACTGGGACATTGGACCGTGGCCGACACCGGACGGATGTGCCTTGAGGCCGACTGGCATGCTCCAAACGGCACATCCAGCGACAGGACGTGTTTCGAGCACATGATCGATGGCCAGATGATCTACCAGAGGAAGGAACCCACCGGCGGCTGGTACGTGTTCAAGCATTCCGAACCGCAGGATGGTGATGAATTCGCCAAACTGGTCGCTGAGGACCTGGTTTCGGAGAAGCTGGAGAAACTCCGCAATCAATAATTGCGGGACATATTGAACGCAGAAAAAAGCTGCCGGACTTTCTGATCGGCAGCCTGCGATAAAAAGCCGGTCTGGCGGATGGTATCTGCCACCGGCAGCGCGTCTGCTCCTTGATACAACAGTCGCTATTTTCCCTTCCAGACAGGATCGCGCTTTTCGGCGAAAGCTCTGGCGCCTTCCAAATTATCCTCCGATCCATACAGAATGTCGACCGTCGCCAACTTGCGCCGCATGATGAGGTTCATCATGGTTTGGAAGTCCTCGCTTTCCGCGCGCCGGACTGTCTCCTTGATCGCGGCGTAAACGAGTGGAGGACCGGAGGCGAGCAGACGGGCAATTTCCCAGACACGTTCTTCGAGCTTCTCCTGAGGCAGGACCTCGTTGACGAAACCCCAGCGATGAGCTTCGTGAGCGTCGATCCAGCGGCCAGTCAGCAAAAGTTCCATGGCTATGTGGTATGGAATGCGTTTCGGAAGCCGGATACTTGCCGCGTCTGCAATGGTTCCGGAGCGAATTTCGGGAAGCGAAAAGGTTGAATGCTCCGAGGCATAGATCAGGTCACAGGACAGCGCCAGTTCGAAGCCGCCGCCCGCGGCCATGCCGCTGACACAGGCGATGACAGGTTTGTTCAGGTCTCGCAGTTCCTGGATGCCGCCGAAACCGCCAATTCCGTAGTCACCATCGATAGGCGCGCCTTCTGCCGCGGCTTTCAAATCCCAACCGGCAGAAAAGAAACGGTCGCCAGCGGTCTTGAGGATGGCGACACGCAATTCCGGGTCATCGCGGAAGGCGGCAAAAGTTTGACCCATCGCGCGCGATGTCGGCAGATCGATGGCGTTGGCCTTGGGCCGATCCAGCGTAACTTCCAGAATAGCCCCGTCCCGGCGGGTTGTTATGGCGTCTTCGGCATGTGCGCTCATTTCATCTGCCTTTCCATACCGGATCGCGCTTTTCGACCGCTGCGCGCGGTCCTTCCAGTGCGTCTTCGCTTTCGATCAGCAATTTGAACAGCGGGAAATTACCGGCCCGCATGGCGGCGTAACTTTCGGCCAGACCCATATGTTCGGCCATACGCGCTGTCTGTTTGGCTGCGGCAACAGAAAGCGGTGCGGAGCGCAGGATACGGGCAGCGAGCGCACGGGCTGCGCTCATCAGCTCCGCCTGCGGCACCACGTCATTGACCAAACCCCAGCGGAGGCAGTCCTGCGCGCTAAAGCGCCGCCCTCCATAAAGAACTTCGTTCGCTATAACCTTGGGCAGGAGCTTGGGCAGAACGAATGAGCCGATATCCGGCAGAACCCCGAGCGAAGTTTCCGGCAGCCAGAATTGCGCGTGGTCGGCGGCAATGATGAAATCGGCAGTAAGGAGAATTTCGAAACCCGCGCCGATGGCATAACCGTTGACTGCGCAGATGATGGGCTTCTCCAATCCGGGCAATTCGGAAAAGCCATAGATTCCGCCCTGACCATAGTCGGCGATATAGCCATCTCCGCCGGTCGAAGCCGCTTCGTTCAGATCCCAGCCGGCGGAAAAAAACTTCTCGCCCCCACCTGTGAAAATAGCAACGCGCAGATCCGGGTCGTCGCGAAACATGGCGAAGGCATCGCCCAGCTTTCGGCTGGTTGGCTGGTCGATGGCATTGGCCTTTGGCCGGTCGAGCGTGATCTCCAATATCTGACCGTTGCGAACGGCCTTTACCTCGTCAGTCATCAAGCTCTCCTGTTGCGTATCAGGGCATCGACGGCGATTGCATTGTCCGCTGTGACAATGAGCGGGTTGATGTCGAGTTCCTCAAGTTTCCCTGCCTGTTCGAGCGCATAGTTGCCAACCAGCCACGCGGCCTCGACGGCGGCTTCGATATTGGCTTTTGGCCTGCCGCGAAAGCCGGTGAGAAGGGGGGCGGAGCGCAGGGTAAGAAGCGCCTCGCGGATTTCATCGCGGCTCGCAGGTAAGAGCAGCGACCGTGTATCGTTCCAAAGCTCAACCATCACGCCACCTGCGCCAATGGTCAGATAAAGCCCGAATTGCGGGTCGCGCGCGATGCCGATAATCAGTTCAGCCACACCACCCTGAACCATTTTCTCGACCAGAAAATCGCATTTCAAAGGGGCAAGCGAAAGGGCGGCAGCGCGTACTGCTTCGGCATTCGCCAGATTGAGGCACACCGCCGCCATTTCCGTTTTGTGAAGCAAGTTCTCACCCACCCCCTTGAGGACGACGGGGTAACCCAGCTTTTCGGCAAGGGCGACAGCATCGTCGATAGTCGATACTACGCCGCCCGTCGGGGTGATGAGGCCGATTTCGCGCAAGGCGGATTTCGATGACCACTCGTCCAATGCGGTGGCTGCAGATGGCGACGCCGGCGCTTGGTCAGCCAGCATTGGAGATTGCGGTTTCGACCAGATTTCGCCAATCCAGGCAGCATTGGCTGCTGCCGCAAGCGCAGTTGCAAGCCCCATCATCGGGGCTATTCCAGCTGCTATCAGACGTTCGGCGTGGGCTTCCGTCATATTCTCCGGCAAACTGGCAACCAGCGCAAAGCGACCGCCTCCAGCTTCGTGCGCCGCTATCGCCGCTTCGAGCGATGTTTCGCAACCATTGTCAACACAACGGTCCCCACGGGGGAAGTCGAGCACCAGTATGGTCAGACCGAAATTGCCATCGAGCATAGCGCGATAGGTCTCAGTCAGCGACGGCCCGTTTCCCCATGTAAAGGTGTGATAGTCGAGGGGGTTCGAGATGGTAACCATCTCGGGCAGGGTGGCGCGAAGCCTGTTTGCCTCGTCCGGCGCCAACGGTCTGAGATCGAGACCAGCGGCGCTTGCAAGATCGCCGACGAGTGAAGCTTCGCCGCCCGAACAGCTCATAGAGCCGAGGCTGTTGTCCGGTGAGGGGCCAAGCACATGAAGCAGCTTCAGCGTTTCGACAAATTCGTCGAGCGTTCCAACACGCAGGACGCCACATCGCGCAAAGAAAGCGTCGGCAAGCGTGTCGGCTCCAGCTAGCGATGCCGTGTGTGAGAGGGTCATCGCCTGTGCCGCGGCGGAAGTTCCGACCTTGATGGCGACAACCGGTTTTCTCATCTCACGTGCTCTGGCGAAAACACGTTCCAACCGTGAAATATTGTCGAAGCCTTCTATATGCAAACCTAGAACGGTAACCCGCGGGTCTTCGAGCGCGGCTTCCGCCAATTCGGAAAGACCGGTCTGTGCCTGATTTCCGGCTGTCAGCACATAGGCTATGGGAAGACCCCGACGCTGCATCGTAAGATTGATAGCTATATTGGACGATTGCACGACGATGGCGGCGCCGCTTTCCACCCTCTTGCCGCCATGCTGATCGGGCCACAGCAAGGCTCCATCAAGGTAGTTGATGAAGCCGTAGCAGTTGGGGCCGAGGATCGGCATTTCGCCTGCCGCCGCCAGCAGGGCCTGATTGCGTTCGGCGCCGTCGGATACTTCGTTGAAGCCAGATGCAAAGCACACCGCGCCGCCACTTCCTCGCGCCGAGAGCTGGCGAACAATTTCGATTGTTCCGTCGCGGTTGACGCCGATGAAGCTTACATCCGGTGCGCCGGGAAGGTCGGCGACAGATCGATAGCAGGGAATATCGTCGATAGTATCGCGGGTGGGGTGGACAGGCCAGAGTTCTCCCTCAAAGCCCATTTTGCGGCATTGCCTGAGCACAGCCGTAGACCATCCTCCGCCAAAGATGGCTATGGAACGGGGACGCAAGACACGAGACAGGTTCTTTTTGCTCACGGTCAGGCTCCGAGCGGGCGAAGGAGGTCGCGGGCGATGATATGGCGCTGGATTTCGCTTGTGCCGTCCCATATCCGCTCGACACGCGCATCACGCCAGAAGCGTTCCAGCGGGAGGTCGTCCATCAGGCCCATGCCTCCATGCACCTGAATGGCCCGATCGGTGACGCGAGCCAGCATTTCCGATGCGTAGACTTTCGCCGAGGCGATCTCGCGGTTTGCGGGCAATCCCTGATCGAGACGCCAGGCCGCTGCCAGCGTCAGCCAGTCGGCGGCATCGATTTCGGTGACGGAATCGGCAAGCTGGAAGCCGACGCCCTGAAAGCGACCGATGGGCTGGCCAAATTGCTTACGCTGGGCGGCGTAGTCGACCATCATGTCGAATACGCGGCGCGCGCGCCCCACCGCCATTGTCGCAACTGTTATGCGGGTAGCGTAAAGCCACTCATTCATGACCGCAAAGCCACCATCCACCTCTCCGAGCACCTGCGCATCGGGAAGACGGCAGTCGTCGAATTCAAGGATCATGTTCTTGTAGCCGCGATGGCTGACGGATTTGTAACCCTCGCGGATGGTGAAGCCCGGTGTTCCACGATCCACCAGAAAGGTCGTGATTTTCTTCTTCGTTCCGGCGGAGGACTGTTCCTCGCCCGTCGCCATGAAGACAATGACGAAGTCGGCGTGCTCGGCGCCGGAAATGAAATGCTTGGTGCCGTTCAGTACCCAGTCGTCACCATCGCGGCGCGCATTGGCTTTCATGCCCCGAATGTCGGAGCCGGCGTCAGGTTCTGTCATGGCAAGTGCATCCATCCTTTCGCCGCGCACCGCTGGCAGGAGATAGCGCTCGATCTGCTCACCCTTGCAGGCCATCAGGATATTTTGCGGGCGTCCGAAAAAATGGGTGAGCGCCATCGACCCGCGTCCCAGCTCGCGCTCCACCAGCGCGAACTCCAGATGGGAAAGTCCGGGGCCACCCGCCGATTCCGGGAAATTGCTGGCATAGAAGCCAAGTTCGATGGTCTTCCGCTTGATTTCGTCACCGATTTCCTCCGGCACGTAACCAAGCCGCTCGACGGTCGTTTCATGCGGATAAATCTCGTTCTCGACAAAGCTTCGAACTGTCGAGACGATCATTTCCTGTTCTTCAGTCAGTCCGAAATGCATAGCGTTCCTCCCAGTCGCTTTGCCAGACCGTCCCGGCCTATGGCGTCGTTATTTCTATAAGTGCGGGCCCCTCGACCGCCTGGGCGCGGTGAAGCGCACCGGCGAGTTGCGCAAGGTCGAGGGCGCCTGGATGAAGCGCATCCTGATTGTGTTGATTAGTCAGACGGATATGTTCCCCCGGGATGCCATAGGCCTGCGCGAGCTTGAGAAAATCGGGAGGTGTCGGGCGCACGCCCACGGGCTCGATACCCCGAGAAAGCATGTAATCTTCGATTTCCTGATAACCGTGATTGTTCCAGACGACGAAAATCACAGGCGCTTTTTCGTCTGCGGCAGTGCCGAGGGTGCCGAGACAGAACTGGAATCCGCCGTCTCCCACCAGGCAGACCACCGGTGTGTCAGCCTGCGCAAGACTGGCGCCCACTGCGGCCGGGGGACCAAATCCGAGCGCTCCGTACCCGGTCGAAGCATTGAACCAGCTTCGTGTGCCATCGGCTTCGAAGAAAAGGTTGCCGGCATAGGCGAGCTGCGTGGAATCCCCGACTATGATACTGCCGGGCAGGGCATCCCGAATGGTGTCCAGAACTCCGGTCAAAGCCTGCATCTTGGGAGAAAGGAAGTCGTATGCTGCAGCCTTGGCCGCCGTTGCGCGCTCCTTTCCGTCCTCACGTGGTGCCTGAGGAAGAAGCTGCAGAGCAGAGATGAGCTCTGCCGTTATTGGGGCGGCATCGCCCACGATCATCAGGCCAGCCGGGGCGCTGGTTGCCTCCGCATCCGGGTCTATGTCGATGCGGATCATTCTGGCAGGAGGCTCGAAACCTCCATCTACATACATGTCGTAATCGGTCGGACCGAACTGGGTTCCTATCGCAATGACGAGATCGGCATCGGCGATCAGCTGGCGGATAGGCGGCAGGCTGGGGCTTGCCTGCACCGCGAGCGGATGACGGCCAAGCAAACCACGGGCGTTCGTTGTGGTCACCACCGGGGCGTCAAGCATCTGCGAAAGGGTGGAAACCGCATCACCCGCCCGGTTGGCGCCCCCGCCTGCGAGGATCAAAGGACGGCGGGCTTCGGCGCAAAGTGTCGCGGCGGCTTTGATTTTTCCGACATTGGAATCCACAGCCGTAGCGCTCGCAGTTGCCGGGGACTTGCGCAAATTTCCTTCAAACGGAGCTTCCATAAGGTCCGTCGGGATTTCAATATGGACAGGGCCCGGACGTCCGGATTTCATACGGGCGAAGGCACGGCCAACCAGTTCTGCAAGGTCGCCGGGCTGTTCCAGTCGCTCTGACGACAGGGCGATTGTTCGCATGGTCGCGGCCTGATCGGGAAGCTCGTGCAGGTGTCCCTTATATTGTCCAAGCGTGT is from Brucella intermedia LMG 3301 and encodes:
- a CDS encoding 5-guanidino-2-oxopentanoate decarboxylase gives rise to the protein MSSEITVGQALIRLLEAYDVDTVFGIPGVHTAELYRGLAGSSIRHVTPRDEQDAGFMADGYARVSGKPGVCLLITGPGLTNAITPMAQARADSIPMLVISGVNARHTLGQYKGHLHELPDQAATMRTIALSSERLEQPGDLAELVGRAFARMKSGRPGPVHIEIPTDLMEAPFEGNLRKSPATASATAVDSNVGKIKAAATLCAEARRPLILAGGGANRAGDAVSTLSQMLDAPVVTTTNARGLLGRHPLAVQASPSLPPIRQLIADADLVIAIGTQFGPTDYDMYVDGGFEPPARMIRIDIDPDAEATSAPAGLMIVGDAAPITAELISALQLLPQAPREDGKERATAAKAAAYDFLSPKMQALTGVLDTIRDALPGSIIVGDSTQLAYAGNLFFEADGTRSWFNASTGYGALGFGPPAAVGASLAQADTPVVCLVGDGGFQFCLGTLGTAADEKAPVIFVVWNNHGYQEIEDYMLSRGIEPVGVRPTPPDFLKLAQAYGIPGEHIRLTNQHNQDALHPGALDLAQLAGALHRAQAVEGPALIEITTP
- a CDS encoding acyl-CoA dehydrogenase family protein; the encoded protein is MHFGLTEEQEMIVSTVRSFVENEIYPHETTVERLGYVPEEIGDEIKRKTIELGFYASNFPESAGGPGLSHLEFALVERELGRGSMALTHFFGRPQNILMACKGEQIERYLLPAVRGERMDALAMTEPDAGSDIRGMKANARRDGDDWVLNGTKHFISGAEHADFVIVFMATGEEQSSAGTKKKITTFLVDRGTPGFTIREGYKSVSHRGYKNMILEFDDCRLPDAQVLGEVDGGFAVMNEWLYATRITVATMAVGRARRVFDMMVDYAAQRKQFGQPIGRFQGVGFQLADSVTEIDAADWLTLAAAWRLDQGLPANREIASAKVYASEMLARVTDRAIQVHGGMGLMDDLPLERFWRDARVERIWDGTSEIQRHIIARDLLRPLGA
- a CDS encoding enoyl-CoA hydratase-related protein yields the protein MTDEVKAVRNGQILEITLDRPKANAIDQPTSRKLGDAFAMFRDDPDLRVAIFTGGGEKFFSAGWDLNEAASTGGDGYIADYGQGGIYGFSELPGLEKPIICAVNGYAIGAGFEILLTADFIIAADHAQFWLPETSLGVLPDIGSFVLPKLLPKVIANEVLYGGRRFSAQDCLRWGLVNDVVPQAELMSAARALAARILRSAPLSVAAAKQTARMAEHMGLAESYAAMRAGNFPLFKLLIESEDALEGPRAAVEKRDPVWKGR
- a CDS encoding acetate--CoA ligase family protein, with the translated sequence MTVSKKNLSRVLRPRSIAIFGGGWSTAVLRQCRKMGFEGELWPVHPTRDTIDDIPCYRSVADLPGAPDVSFIGVNRDGTIEIVRQLSARGSGGAVCFASGFNEVSDGAERNQALLAAAGEMPILGPNCYGFINYLDGALLWPDQHGGKRVESGAAIVVQSSNIAINLTMQRRGLPIAYVLTAGNQAQTGLSELAEAALEDPRVTVLGLHIEGFDNISRLERVFARAREMRKPVVAIKVGTSAAAQAMTLSHTASLAGADTLADAFFARCGVLRVGTLDEFVETLKLLHVLGPSPDNSLGSMSCSGGEASLVGDLASAAGLDLRPLAPDEANRLRATLPEMVTISNPLDYHTFTWGNGPSLTETYRAMLDGNFGLTILVLDFPRGDRCVDNGCETSLEAAIAAHEAGGGRFALVASLPENMTEAHAERLIAAGIAPMMGLATALAAAANAAWIGEIWSKPQSPMLADQAPASPSAATALDEWSSKSALREIGLITPTGGVVSTIDDAVALAEKLGYPVVLKGVGENLLHKTEMAAVCLNLANAEAVRAAALSLAPLKCDFLVEKMVQGGVAELIIGIARDPQFGLYLTIGAGGVMVELWNDTRSLLLPASRDEIREALLTLRSAPLLTGFRGRPKANIEAAVEAAWLVGNYALEQAGKLEELDINPLIVTADNAIAVDALIRNRRA